One window of the Ciona intestinalis unplaced genomic scaffold, KH HT000174.2, whole genome shotgun sequence genome contains the following:
- the LOC100182926 gene encoding nucleoporin GLE1 gives MSLDVCEQLRKTTKGKLVYHNDNKPLEFSNQLPSCVFDLPDIPGVLEALEENAFVDEDEFLLINKLTALTIDDSSTQLKQPDVDILPEDSTIALLDLREKQLSQNLIQLQVGKYHDATMEAHNEAKRKFKEREERIRKSRMEERKKWNLITESEREEAEKIRQEFKEQHHKRNNLLKTRMLEAERRKVEQNKQRLKHVEGVVTKCAKLNEDVMLQFHNDSSIVSSNPAIVSMATECGRKFSGIINIFKDSKTSGSMDKVTAASITDDCSVHQEMCDNLVSAIEKLKEEEIIKKKELEQRIEKEQEEMREKEKKEKERIKASLDEDPENKFPSLPKELQLSVSRSAYAHHQIMIKSYKDFDVKSKEFTSSKDKQLNKVIIGISNVIGSCVASITSRSGSDVKNKLSDLNGLLQGRTISSGGSTASIKGYAGASNHAVIFMARKFVKQAESQVSSNHSTAFGLALTILGVWAQNDDFGSVFLGLMQTKCPFLVPFYVPKTDGQSDEEYSRSRGYRVTNGVVESQDHYLSRMSGLIRTYAAIIQSPLPPGVRNNPHGIAQGWMWITRMLNLEPWPEITATILFDFLEVAGHALMAAYGRQFEKLLYAICHDYFPKIKEVSGSRGGPVLRLKTFLKECIQHKKVSKPDGHLSAEFWGTHHHAGIVGN, from the exons ATGTCTTTGGACGTTTGTGAACAACTGAGAAAAACCACGAAGGGAAAACTGGTGTACCATAATGACAATAAACCTCTGGAGTTTTCAAACCAG CTTCCCTCCTGTGTGTTTGATCTTCCCGACATCCCGGGTGTCCTCGAAGCGCTGGAGGAAAATGCTTTCGTTGATGAAGATGAGTTCCTTCTTATAAACAAGTTGACAGCTTTGACAATAGATGATAGCTCTACTCAATTGAAACA ACCAGATGTTGACATACTACCTGAAGATTCCACGATTGCTTTGCTTGATTTAAGGGAAAAACAATTATCACAAAACCTTATACAGTTACAAGTTGG taaatatcACGATGCCACGATGGAGGCGCACAATGAGGCGAAGAGAAAGTTTAAAGAGAGAGAGGAGAGAATCAGGAAGAGCAGGATGGAGGAGAGAAAGAAGTGGAACTTGATAACGGAGAG TGAAAGAGAAGAAGCCGAGAAAATTCGTCAAGAATTTAAAGAACAACATCATAAAAGAAACAATCTGCTTAAAACTAGAATGCTGGAAGCTGAAAGAAG GAAAGTTGAGCAAAACAAGCAGAGGTTAAAGCATGTAGAAGGAGTTGTAACAAAATGTGCAAAACTAAACGAAGATGTCATGCTTCAGTTCCATAATGACAG TTCTATTGTATCATCCAATCCTGCCATAGTTTCCATGGCAACTGAATGTGGCCGGAAGTTTTCGGgcattataaacattttcaaagATTCCAAAACATCGGGTTCGATGGACAAAGTAACGGCAGCTTCTATAACTGATGACTGCAGTGTACATCAAGAAATGTGCGATAATTTGGTCTCAGCAATAG AAAAACTGAAAGAAGAAgagataattaaaaaaaaggaactGGAACAGAGAATTGAAAAAGAACAGGAGGAGATGAGAGAAAAAGAGAAGAAGGAAAAGGAGAGAATCAAAGCTTCTTTAGATGAAGATCCTGAAAACAAATTTCCTTCTTTGCCCAAA GAATTACAATTATCCGTCAGTCGATCGGCGTATGCTCACCACCAGATAATGATAAAGAGCTACAAAGACTTTGACGTCAAGTCAAAAGAATTTACTTCTTCTAAAGATAAACAG ttaaacaaagtaataatTGGAATAAGCAATGTGATTGGATCCTGCGTGGCTTCTATCACCAGCAGGTCAGGTTCTgatgtaaaaaacaaactctCTGACCTCAATGGTTTATTACAAG gtcgTACAATATCATCGGGTGGGTCAACTGCCAGTATTAAAGGATATGCCGGCGCTTCTAATCATGCCGTTATATTTATGGCAAGAAAATTTGTG AAACAAGCTGAGAGTCAGGTTTCGTCTAATCACAGCACAGCGTTTGGTCTCGCTCTGACGATTCTTGGCGTTTGGGCGCAAAATGATGACTTTGGTTCCGTGTTCCTTGGTCTGATGCAAACTAAATGTCCGTTTCTCGTCCCTTTTTATGTTCCCAAGACAGATGGACAGTCAGATGAAGAATATAGTAG GTCACGAGGTTACAGAGTAACCAACGGAGTTGTTGAAAGCCAGGATCATTATTTGAGCCGAATGTCCGGACTTATTCGAACCTACGCTGCCATCATACAATCTCCACTGCCACCCGGTGTTCGTAACAATCCACACGGCATCGCTCAAGGCTGGATGTGGATCACTAG AATGTTGAATTTGGAGCCATGGCCTGAAATAACAGCCACAATATTGTTTGACTTTCTTGAAGTTGCTGGTCACGCTCTAATGGCTGCATATGGCCGACAGTTTGAAAAGCTCTTATACGCAATATGTCATGACTATTTTCCTAA aattaaagaAGTTTCAGGTAGCAGGGGAGGCCCAGTGCTCcgtttaaaaacgtttttaaaa GAATGCATTCAGCATAAGAAAGTTTCGAAACCAGATGGACACCTGAGCGCAGAGTTCTGGGGTACCCATCATCATGCAGGGATTGTCgggaattaa